One genomic segment of Arthrobacter sp. JZ12 includes these proteins:
- a CDS encoding YajQ family cyclic di-GMP-binding protein: MASESTFDVVSKVDKQEVANALNQAQKEIAQRYDFKGVGAEVDFSGERILMKANSEERVLAVLDVLQSKMIKRGISLKSLDTGEPYASGKEFRLETSIKEGIAQDIAKKINKLIRDEAPKGVKSQIQGDELRVSSKSRDDLQATMALLKNFDEADLQFVNFR, encoded by the coding sequence GTGGCCAGCGAATCCACATTCGACGTCGTGAGCAAGGTAGACAAGCAGGAGGTCGCCAACGCGCTGAACCAGGCGCAGAAGGAGATTGCCCAGCGCTACGACTTCAAGGGCGTCGGCGCGGAGGTCGACTTCAGCGGCGAAAGGATCCTCATGAAAGCCAACTCCGAAGAGCGCGTGCTCGCGGTGCTCGACGTGCTGCAGTCCAAGATGATCAAGCGCGGCATCTCGCTGAAGTCACTCGACACCGGTGAGCCCTACGCCTCAGGCAAGGAGTTCCGCCTCGAGACCTCCATCAAGGAGGGCATCGCCCAGGACATCGCCAAGAAGATCAACAAGCTCATCCGCGACGAGGCCCCCAAGGGCGTCAAGTCCCAGATCCAGGGCGACGAGCTGCGCGTCAGCTCAAAGTCCCGCGATGACCTGCAGGCCACCATGGCGCTGCTGAAGAACTTCGACGAAGCTGACCTCCAGTTCGTGAACTTCCGGTAG
- a CDS encoding MOSC domain-containing protein gives MTSGVLLAVCRVHALLPTKDSTGVTAIDKRPVDGPVKVHPLGLTGDIQASRKHHGGPTKALYAYSQEDADYWSAELGRDMVPGKFGENLRVSGIDATHAVIGERWRIGDVLLEVSETRTPCMNFARFIGEPSWVKRFAAAGRVGTYLSVIKGGHIEAGDAVVVESRPEHGVTVGQLFAGLSLEQAVRLQAAADAGAKLTPDVAKAVARAQQ, from the coding sequence ATGACCTCCGGTGTCCTCCTTGCCGTGTGCCGCGTGCACGCCCTCCTACCCACGAAGGACTCGACGGGCGTTACGGCGATCGACAAACGCCCGGTCGACGGTCCGGTGAAGGTTCATCCGTTGGGCCTCACCGGGGACATCCAGGCGAGCCGGAAGCACCACGGCGGTCCCACCAAAGCCCTCTACGCGTACTCGCAGGAAGACGCCGACTACTGGTCAGCGGAGCTCGGTAGAGACATGGTGCCCGGAAAGTTCGGCGAGAACCTCCGCGTCTCGGGCATCGATGCCACCCACGCGGTCATCGGTGAGCGCTGGCGCATCGGTGACGTCCTGCTTGAAGTCAGCGAGACCCGGACGCCGTGCATGAACTTCGCCCGGTTCATCGGGGAGCCGAGCTGGGTGAAGCGCTTCGCCGCGGCCGGACGGGTGGGTACGTACCTGAGCGTGATCAAGGGCGGACACATTGAGGCGGGGGACGCAGTTGTCGTCGAATCCCGGCCGGAGCACGGCGTGACAGTCGGCCAGCTGTTCGCCGGGCTCTCCCTGGAGCAGGCGGTACGGCTGCAGGCGGCAGCCGACGCCGGGGCGAAATTGACTCCGGACGTCGCCAAGGCCGTCGCACGCGCCCAGCAGTAA
- a CDS encoding alkene reductase, translated as MLFSPITVGELKLPNRLVMAPLTRCRSGEDGVPGPLVVEHYRQRASLGLIVSEGTYPSHAGQGFPGQPGLVTGEQIAGWAAVTDAVHAEGGRIFAQVMHAGRVTHQDTNGGRTVVGPSAIAIDGVTRTYKGKQPFPVPHALTEEELSGVVAEFVQGSLNAIEAGFDGVELHGANGYLLHEFLTPSANQREDRYGGSPENRIRFVVEVVTAVAEAIGAERVGLRISPEHNVQGATELDRDDLFRTYSLLTQAVSPLGLAYLSVLHKEPSGELVRELRNQFDGAFLLNTGFGIVTTRDEAFSLIEQNLADAVVVGRPAIANPDLARRWKENLPENEPDMSTFYTTGAEGYTDYPAYQPA; from the coding sequence ATGCTCTTCTCACCGATCACCGTTGGCGAGCTGAAACTGCCCAACCGCCTGGTCATGGCACCGCTGACCCGTTGCCGCTCCGGCGAGGACGGGGTGCCGGGTCCCCTGGTCGTCGAGCATTACCGCCAGCGCGCCTCGCTTGGGCTGATCGTCAGTGAGGGAACCTACCCCAGCCACGCCGGCCAGGGATTCCCGGGACAGCCGGGACTGGTCACTGGAGAGCAGATCGCAGGCTGGGCGGCCGTGACCGACGCAGTTCATGCCGAGGGCGGGCGCATCTTCGCCCAGGTCATGCACGCAGGCCGGGTCACCCACCAGGACACCAACGGCGGACGCACCGTCGTAGGGCCGAGTGCCATCGCGATCGATGGCGTGACCCGCACCTATAAGGGAAAGCAGCCGTTCCCGGTTCCGCATGCGCTCACCGAGGAGGAGCTCTCGGGTGTTGTCGCCGAGTTCGTCCAGGGCTCGCTTAACGCGATCGAGGCGGGGTTCGACGGCGTCGAACTGCACGGTGCGAACGGGTACCTCCTGCACGAATTCCTCACACCGTCAGCCAACCAGCGCGAAGACCGGTACGGCGGGTCCCCCGAGAACCGAATTCGTTTCGTCGTCGAGGTCGTGACCGCAGTCGCCGAGGCGATCGGAGCAGAGCGCGTGGGTCTGCGCATCTCGCCCGAGCACAACGTTCAGGGTGCAACCGAGCTTGACCGGGACGACCTTTTCCGGACCTACTCGCTCCTGACGCAGGCCGTCTCGCCCCTCGGGCTGGCCTACCTCAGCGTCCTGCACAAGGAACCGTCCGGAGAGCTTGTCCGGGAACTGCGGAACCAGTTCGACGGCGCGTTCCTGCTCAACACCGGGTTCGGCATCGTCACCACCCGCGACGAGGCCTTCTCACTCATCGAGCAGAACCTGGCTGACGCCGTCGTCGTCGGCCGCCCCGCCATTGCCAACCCGGACCTCGCCCGCCGCTGGAAGGAAAACCTTCCCGAGAACGAGCCGGACATGTCCACGTTCTACACCACCGGCGCCGAAGGCTACACGGACTATCCGGCCTACCAGCCGGCGTAG
- a CDS encoding cystathionine gamma-synthase, producing MTSGNGFNTRAVHAGQNPDPTTGAVIPPLYQTTTFAQDGIGQLRNGYEYGRGTNPTRDSLQAQLAALEGAEYAFSFSSGLAAEDALIRAALRPGDHIVLGNDAYGGTYRLINRVLSEWGITNSAVDMSDLDAVEAAIGAGSTRMVWVETPSNPMMKITDIAAIADLAKKAGALLVVDNTFASPYLQQPLALGADVVVHSTTKYIGGHSDASGGAVVLNDAELAEKVGFIQFAVGAVSAPMEAWLTTRGLKTLGVRMDRHSSNALAIAQWLSSRDEVERVYYPGLPDHPGHELAARQMRNFGGMISVSFKGGEQAARTVAESTELFTLAESLGGIESLMNYPSDMTHASVKGTELAVPENLVRLSVGIEDVEDLIADLERAFGKL from the coding sequence GTGACTTCAGGAAACGGCTTCAACACCCGGGCAGTCCACGCCGGACAGAACCCGGACCCCACCACCGGTGCGGTCATCCCGCCGCTGTACCAGACCACCACCTTCGCCCAGGACGGCATTGGCCAGCTGCGCAACGGGTACGAGTACGGGCGCGGCACCAACCCCACCCGCGATTCGCTCCAGGCTCAGCTCGCCGCGCTCGAGGGAGCGGAGTATGCCTTCAGCTTCTCCTCGGGTCTGGCCGCCGAGGACGCACTGATCCGCGCCGCACTCCGTCCCGGAGACCACATCGTGCTCGGCAACGATGCTTACGGCGGAACCTACCGTCTGATCAACCGCGTGCTGTCCGAGTGGGGAATCACCAATTCCGCCGTCGACATGTCGGACCTCGATGCCGTGGAAGCCGCCATCGGAGCAGGTAGCACCCGCATGGTCTGGGTTGAGACGCCGTCGAATCCGATGATGAAGATCACCGACATCGCTGCCATTGCGGACCTGGCCAAAAAGGCCGGAGCACTGCTCGTGGTCGACAACACTTTCGCGAGCCCCTACCTGCAGCAGCCGTTGGCCTTAGGCGCCGACGTGGTGGTCCATTCCACCACCAAGTACATTGGCGGCCATTCCGATGCGAGCGGTGGCGCCGTCGTGCTGAACGACGCCGAACTGGCCGAGAAGGTGGGATTCATCCAGTTCGCGGTCGGCGCGGTTTCCGCACCCATGGAAGCATGGCTCACCACCCGCGGCCTAAAGACGCTCGGCGTACGGATGGACCGTCACAGTTCCAATGCGCTTGCCATTGCACAGTGGCTTTCCAGCCGGGACGAGGTGGAGCGCGTCTACTACCCGGGTCTGCCCGACCACCCCGGACATGAGCTCGCTGCCCGCCAGATGAGGAACTTCGGCGGCATGATCTCGGTCTCCTTCAAGGGCGGCGAGCAGGCTGCGCGCACCGTAGCGGAATCGACCGAGCTGTTCACCCTTGCCGAGTCGTTGGGCGGCATCGAGTCGCTCATGAACTATCCCTCGGACATGACGCACGCTTCGGTCAAGGGCACCGAACTTGCCGTCCCGGAGAACCTGGTTCGTCTTTCGGTGGGCATTGAGGACGTCGAGGATTTGATCGCCGACCTCGAGCGGGCCTTCGGGAAGCTCTAG
- a CDS encoding SDR family oxidoreductase produces MAQKAALITGVGRTVGIGAGIARALAADGWNLALSYWHPYDERVNATPAPGAGLEELAAELQESGSRVLLLPANLEDPAVPDKLIQDAGVLGPLTGLVLSHTESVDSSILDTTVESFDRHFVVNVRASWQLIRAFALQCPDDGGAIVALTSDHTAFNLPYGASKGALDRIAIAAARELGDRNISSNALNPGPVDTGWMSVELRTALTERQPTGRLGTPRDVAAVVAFLLSEPGRWVSGQLLKADGGFSA; encoded by the coding sequence GTGGCACAGAAGGCGGCACTCATTACAGGAGTCGGCAGAACCGTTGGAATTGGCGCCGGGATAGCGCGTGCGCTCGCAGCGGACGGCTGGAACCTCGCCCTGTCCTACTGGCACCCGTACGACGAGCGGGTCAACGCCACACCGGCGCCGGGAGCCGGTCTGGAGGAGCTCGCAGCCGAGTTGCAGGAGTCAGGCTCCCGCGTACTGCTCCTGCCCGCGAACCTGGAGGATCCGGCGGTCCCGGACAAGTTGATTCAGGACGCCGGCGTCCTTGGGCCCCTGACCGGCCTGGTCCTCTCGCACACGGAAAGCGTCGACTCCTCCATCCTGGATACAACGGTCGAGAGCTTCGACCGGCACTTCGTAGTGAACGTCCGCGCATCCTGGCAGCTCATCCGCGCCTTCGCGCTCCAGTGCCCGGACGACGGCGGTGCCATCGTTGCGTTGACCAGTGACCACACGGCCTTCAACCTGCCCTACGGCGCATCGAAGGGCGCCCTCGATCGCATTGCGATCGCGGCTGCCCGCGAGCTCGGGGACCGCAACATCAGCTCTAACGCTTTGAACCCCGGACCGGTTGATACCGGATGGATGTCCGTTGAGCTCCGCACGGCACTGACCGAACGCCAGCCCACAGGGCGGTTGGGCACACCCAGGGACGTTGCCGCCGTCGTCGCTTTTCTGCTGTCCGAACCCGGACGCTGGGTCAGCGGGCAGCTCCTGAAGGCCGACGGCGGGTTCTCGGCCTGA
- a CDS encoding TIGR03086 family metal-binding protein: MDNRVELGPAAARLAALVQGVRDEQLAGKTPCEEYSVEVLLQHIDGLSQAFTAAAQKNLGPLTAAPTGSKPPALEAGWRLRIQAQLEAMARAWESPEAWEGMTQAGGIDLPGSVAGLVAADELAIHGWDLARATGQPFEVDAGALGAATWFVEEMSQPGQSREGLFGPALPVPEGATDLERVIALSGRDPRWTAAS, from the coding sequence ATGGACAACCGGGTTGAGCTTGGGCCGGCGGCCGCTCGTCTGGCTGCCCTGGTGCAGGGAGTCAGGGACGAGCAGCTTGCGGGCAAAACTCCCTGCGAGGAATACAGCGTGGAGGTCCTTCTGCAGCACATAGACGGCCTGTCACAAGCGTTCACCGCTGCCGCACAGAAGAACCTGGGGCCGCTGACTGCAGCTCCCACCGGCTCAAAACCGCCCGCCCTCGAAGCCGGATGGCGGCTGCGGATCCAGGCGCAGCTCGAGGCCATGGCCAGGGCGTGGGAATCTCCGGAGGCCTGGGAAGGGATGACCCAGGCAGGAGGTATCGACCTCCCGGGCTCGGTGGCAGGTCTGGTCGCCGCGGACGAGTTGGCGATCCACGGCTGGGACCTCGCCCGTGCAACCGGCCAGCCGTTCGAGGTCGACGCGGGGGCCCTGGGCGCCGCAACCTGGTTCGTGGAGGAGATGTCGCAGCCCGGGCAGTCCCGGGAGGGGCTGTTCGGTCCCGCCTTACCGGTTCCGGAGGGTGCCACAGATTTGGAGCGGGTCATCGCGCTCAGCGGACGGGACCCGCGCTGGACTGCAGCTAGCTGA
- a CDS encoding DEAD/DEAH box helicase, producing the protein MPENLSPETPETSEAAAAVQSDAVDNGAGDVTFADFDLDGRVLAALADVGYEKPSPIQAATIPALLEGRDVVGLAQTGTGKTAAFAIPALSKMAELADLNGPAKFTQVLVLAPTRELALQVAEAFTSYAKHIDNFTVLPVYGGSAYGPQLAGLRRGAQVVVGTPGRVIDHLSKGSLDLSNLQYLVLDEADEMLRMGFAEDVEQILAETPEDKQVALFSATMPSAIRRIASKYLNNPQEITVKTKSTTGANIRQRYLQVMGPHKLDAMTRILEVEDFDGIIAFVRTKMATEDLSDKLRSRGFQAAAINGDIPQQQRERTIEALRDGKIDILVATDVAARGLDVERISLVVNYDIPHDTESYVHRIGRTGRAGRSGDAILFMTPREKYLLRAIEKATRQPVEQMHLPSTETVNELRLNKFAERITETLATEDVSVFRDLIANYEDEHNVPAAEIAAALAVMAQGGNPILVEDIPQPPAGQKERAAGRKDGFGSRGPSRTLTEGNATYRIAVGRRQRVLPGSIVGAIANEGGLSSSQIGGIDIRADHTLVELPAELTKDQWRALSKTRIGGELIHLELDKGRRPNRERAAGDFKKPHRKGEGFRGDRDGGFRKDHGHDGDFRSDRGDRGFGGDRGFGGDDRKPRHKKGAGAGNGRRDKW; encoded by the coding sequence ATGCCTGAAAACCTGTCCCCAGAAACTCCCGAAACCTCTGAAGCCGCTGCGGCTGTCCAGTCCGACGCCGTTGACAACGGCGCAGGGGACGTCACCTTCGCGGACTTCGACCTTGACGGCCGCGTGCTGGCCGCGCTCGCCGACGTCGGCTACGAGAAGCCCTCACCGATCCAGGCGGCAACGATTCCTGCACTGCTGGAAGGGCGCGACGTCGTCGGCCTCGCCCAGACCGGTACCGGTAAGACCGCTGCATTCGCCATCCCCGCGCTGTCCAAGATGGCCGAGCTCGCCGACCTCAACGGTCCGGCCAAGTTCACCCAGGTGCTGGTGCTCGCTCCCACCCGTGAGCTCGCGCTGCAGGTTGCGGAGGCGTTCACCTCCTACGCCAAGCACATCGACAACTTCACCGTCCTTCCGGTCTACGGCGGCTCGGCCTACGGTCCCCAGCTGGCCGGCCTTCGCCGCGGCGCGCAGGTTGTTGTCGGTACGCCCGGCCGCGTGATCGACCACCTCTCGAAGGGCTCGCTGGACCTGTCCAACCTTCAGTACCTCGTGCTGGATGAGGCCGACGAGATGCTGCGCATGGGCTTCGCCGAAGATGTTGAGCAAATCCTCGCTGAAACGCCCGAGGACAAGCAGGTTGCGCTGTTCTCCGCGACCATGCCCAGTGCCATCCGCCGCATTGCGTCGAAGTACCTGAACAACCCGCAGGAAATCACGGTCAAGACCAAGTCCACCACGGGTGCCAACATCCGTCAGCGCTACCTGCAGGTGATGGGCCCGCACAAGCTGGACGCTATGACCCGCATCCTCGAGGTCGAGGACTTCGACGGCATCATCGCCTTCGTGCGCACCAAGATGGCCACGGAGGACCTCTCGGACAAGCTGCGTTCGCGCGGTTTCCAGGCCGCCGCGATCAACGGTGACATCCCGCAGCAGCAGCGCGAGCGCACCATTGAGGCGCTGCGTGACGGCAAGATCGACATCCTCGTCGCAACCGACGTCGCCGCCCGCGGTCTCGACGTCGAGCGGATCTCGCTCGTGGTCAACTACGACATCCCGCACGACACCGAGTCCTACGTCCACCGCATCGGTCGCACCGGACGTGCGGGCCGCTCGGGTGACGCCATCCTCTTCATGACGCCGCGTGAGAAGTACTTGCTGCGCGCCATCGAGAAGGCTACCCGCCAGCCGGTCGAGCAGATGCACCTGCCCTCCACCGAGACCGTCAATGAGCTGCGCCTCAACAAGTTTGCCGAGCGGATCACCGAGACGCTGGCTACCGAGGACGTGTCGGTCTTCCGCGACCTGATCGCGAACTACGAGGATGAGCACAACGTCCCGGCCGCTGAGATTGCCGCTGCCCTGGCCGTCATGGCGCAGGGCGGGAACCCGATCCTGGTCGAGGACATCCCGCAGCCGCCCGCCGGTCAGAAGGAGCGCGCTGCCGGCCGCAAGGACGGCTTCGGGTCGCGTGGACCGTCCCGTACGCTCACCGAGGGCAACGCCACCTACCGGATCGCGGTGGGCCGCCGCCAGCGCGTGCTGCCGGGTTCGATCGTGGGCGCCATCGCGAACGAGGGTGGTCTCTCGTCGTCGCAGATCGGCGGGATTGATATCCGCGCGGACCACACCCTGGTTGAGCTCCCTGCCGAGCTCACCAAGGACCAGTGGCGCGCGCTGTCCAAGACCCGCATCGGCGGCGAGCTGATCCACCTTGAGCTCGACAAGGGCCGTCGCCCCAACCGCGAGCGTGCCGCCGGCGACTTCAAGAAGCCGCACCGCAAGGGCGAGGGCTTCCGCGGTGACCGCGATGGTGGCTTCCGCAAGGACCACGGGCACGACGGCGACTTCCGCAGTGATCGCGGGGACCGTGGCTTCGGTGGAGACCGCGGGTTCGGCGGAGACGACCGCAAGCCGCGCCACAAGAAGGGGGCCGGCGCCGGAAACGGCCGCCGCGATAAGTGGTGA
- a CDS encoding 3-methyladenine DNA glycosylase has product MTLTASMPAALSAEWEPVGAYSLRASLNPLQCGPRDPTVVFADGAVWLAFRNDDGAATLRLTQRGSLRSSVVHATAWGPGAAPAVECVPRLIGLFDDWDAFDSPEYQERLPELARKGRYLQPGLRLPATGRMLDAVVRVILEQKVTGLEAKRAWRYLVTRFGDPAPAARGAPRQLRLPPTPEQWRRVPSWEWHRAGVDSKRSAAALRAAGVASGLERLAALDAAGVHAGLCSIPGIGVWTAAEVLQRTHGCPDSISVGDFHLAAFVGAALTGRRTDDAGMLELLEPWAGQRQRVVRMLYASGFRKQAFGPRLSPEDHRRR; this is encoded by the coding sequence ATGACCCTCACCGCCTCCATGCCCGCCGCGTTATCGGCTGAGTGGGAGCCGGTGGGCGCTTATTCGCTCCGTGCATCGCTGAACCCACTCCAGTGCGGCCCGCGTGATCCGACCGTAGTTTTCGCCGACGGGGCTGTGTGGCTGGCCTTCCGGAACGACGACGGCGCCGCCACCCTACGGCTCACTCAGCGGGGATCGCTACGCTCATCCGTTGTGCATGCGACCGCGTGGGGCCCCGGGGCGGCTCCGGCTGTGGAATGTGTGCCCCGACTGATCGGGCTGTTCGATGACTGGGACGCCTTTGACTCCCCGGAGTATCAGGAGCGCCTGCCGGAGCTGGCCCGCAAGGGCCGCTATCTTCAGCCGGGCCTGAGGCTGCCTGCCACGGGAAGGATGCTGGACGCCGTCGTGCGCGTCATTCTGGAGCAAAAAGTGACCGGGCTCGAGGCCAAGCGCGCCTGGCGGTACCTGGTGACCCGCTTCGGCGATCCGGCACCGGCTGCGCGAGGCGCTCCGCGGCAGCTGAGACTGCCACCGACGCCCGAGCAGTGGCGGCGGGTTCCGTCCTGGGAGTGGCACCGGGCGGGGGTTGATTCGAAGCGGTCGGCAGCCGCGCTGCGGGCTGCCGGAGTCGCGTCAGGCCTTGAGCGGTTGGCCGCTCTTGATGCCGCCGGCGTCCACGCGGGGCTGTGTTCGATTCCGGGGATCGGTGTGTGGACCGCGGCCGAGGTTCTGCAGCGCACCCATGGCTGCCCGGACTCCATTTCGGTGGGCGACTTCCATTTGGCGGCATTTGTCGGTGCGGCGCTGACCGGGAGGCGTACAGACGACGCCGGGATGCTCGAGCTACTTGAACCGTGGGCCGGGCAGCGCCAACGCGTGGTGCGCATGCTGTACGCGAGCGGTTTTCGGAAGCAGGCGTTCGGACCGCGGCTGTCGCCGGAGGACCACCGGCGGCGTTAG
- the trxA gene encoding thioredoxin, with translation MATIDITEATFPETIESNDIVFVDFWADWCGPCKQFAPVYDAVSQQHADVTFAKVDTEAEQSLAAAAGITSIPTLMAFREKVLVFSQPGALNNSQFSELVEAVKALDMKEVHAQVAEQQAKAKADGQAQA, from the coding sequence ATGGCAACCATTGACATCACCGAGGCAACCTTCCCTGAGACCATCGAATCGAACGACATCGTGTTCGTGGATTTCTGGGCTGACTGGTGCGGCCCGTGCAAGCAGTTTGCTCCCGTGTACGACGCCGTGTCCCAGCAGCACGCCGACGTCACCTTCGCGAAGGTGGACACCGAAGCCGAGCAGTCGCTCGCCGCAGCTGCAGGTATCACCTCGATTCCCACTCTGATGGCGTTCCGCGAGAAGGTGCTCGTGTTTTCGCAGCCGGGTGCACTGAACAACAGCCAGTTCAGCGAGCTGGTTGAGGCAGTGAAGGCCCTGGACATGAAGGAAGTTCACGCCCAGGTGGCCGAGCAGCAGGCCAAGGCCAAGGCTGACGGTCAGGCGCAGGCGTAA
- a CDS encoding amidohydrolase: MTVTAIINAHVVPVEGEPFDGTVVLDNGKIAALGADVAAPEGADVVDAAGKWLLPGFVDAHVHLGTHEEGEGWAGDDTNEMTDPVMAGVRALDAVNPFDPGFDDALAGGVTAVNVNPGSGNPIGGLAVAIHTHGRYIEEMVLRSPSGLKSALGENPKRVYGEKKQTPSTRLGTAMVIRKAFMDAQNYMGKADENGRDPRLEALAMVLRREIPWRQHAHRADDIATALRIADEFGYQLVLDHGTEAHLLADVLAERGIPVLIGPLFTTKSKVELRGRSMANPGKLAAAGVEISIITDHPVIPINFLVHQATLSVKEGLDRETALRSISINPAKVLGLDGRIGSLEQGKDADVVLWSGDPLDVMQRALKVWIGGKEVYRYDEDARTGVVAPR, from the coding sequence ATGACTGTCACCGCCATCATCAACGCCCACGTAGTTCCTGTTGAGGGGGAACCCTTCGACGGCACGGTGGTGCTCGACAACGGAAAGATCGCCGCGCTGGGTGCGGACGTGGCCGCGCCGGAGGGGGCCGACGTCGTCGACGCCGCCGGCAAATGGCTGCTCCCCGGTTTCGTTGACGCGCATGTCCACCTGGGCACCCACGAGGAGGGCGAAGGCTGGGCCGGTGACGACACCAACGAGATGACCGACCCCGTGATGGCCGGTGTTCGCGCACTGGACGCCGTGAACCCGTTCGATCCCGGTTTCGACGACGCGCTGGCCGGCGGCGTGACCGCGGTGAACGTCAATCCGGGATCCGGCAACCCAATCGGCGGGCTCGCCGTGGCCATCCACACTCACGGTCGATACATCGAGGAGATGGTGCTCCGCTCCCCCAGCGGGCTGAAGTCCGCGCTCGGCGAGAACCCCAAGCGCGTGTACGGAGAGAAGAAGCAGACTCCCTCCACGCGCCTCGGCACCGCCATGGTGATCCGCAAGGCCTTCATGGACGCGCAGAACTACATGGGCAAGGCAGACGAGAACGGGCGAGATCCGAGGCTGGAGGCCCTCGCCATGGTCCTTCGCCGCGAGATCCCGTGGCGGCAGCACGCGCACCGTGCCGATGACATCGCTACGGCCCTGCGCATCGCGGACGAATTCGGCTACCAACTGGTCCTGGATCACGGAACCGAAGCGCACCTGCTGGCCGATGTGCTGGCGGAACGCGGAATTCCCGTGCTCATCGGCCCCCTGTTCACCACCAAATCGAAGGTGGAACTTCGCGGCCGCTCCATGGCCAACCCGGGGAAGCTTGCCGCTGCGGGTGTCGAGATTTCAATCATCACCGACCACCCGGTCATCCCGATCAACTTCCTCGTCCACCAGGCCACCCTCTCTGTGAAGGAGGGTCTCGACCGGGAGACGGCGCTGCGCTCAATCAGCATCAATCCGGCGAAGGTGCTTGGCCTGGACGGGCGGATTGGTTCCCTCGAGCAGGGCAAGGATGCCGACGTCGTTCTGTGGAGCGGTGATCCGCTGGATGTGATGCAGCGGGCGCTCAAGGTGTGGATCGGCGGCAAAGAGGTCTACCGCTACGACGAGGACGCGCGCACCGGCGTCGTCGCTCCCCGCTGA
- a CDS encoding cystathionine beta-synthase codes for MKFANSVVDLIGNTPLVKLNKVTQGIAATVLVKVEYINPGGSVKDRIAVKIIEAAEREGKLKPGGTIIEPTSGNTGVGLALVAQQRGYKCIFVVPDKVGVDKRNVLAAYGAEVVVTPTAVAPDSPQSYYGVSDRLTREIPGAFKPDQFSNPNGPLSHYESTGPEIWNDTDGRITHFVTGVGTGGTISGTGRYLKDISKDRESGPVQVIGADPEGSVYSGGTGRPYFVEGVGEDMWPDAYDPSVPDEIIPVNDADSFAMTRRLAREEGLLVGGSSGMAVVAALRAAKDLTEDDVVVVLLPDSGRGYLGKIFNDDWMKSYGFMDSGDEATVGEVLRSKNGSLPDLVHTHPNETVRDVIAIMNEYGVSNIPVLSQEPPVVMGEVLGSVDERLLTEKIFHGTAKLTDKISEHMGERMPIIGSLESVTTARERLQHSDTLMVTFVGAPVGILTRHDLLTYLSS; via the coding sequence ATGAAATTCGCCAACTCCGTTGTGGATCTGATCGGCAACACTCCGCTCGTCAAGCTCAACAAGGTCACCCAGGGGATTGCCGCAACGGTTCTGGTGAAGGTGGAATACATCAACCCGGGCGGTTCGGTGAAGGACCGCATCGCGGTAAAGATCATCGAAGCGGCTGAGCGTGAGGGGAAGCTCAAGCCCGGCGGCACCATCATCGAGCCCACATCCGGCAACACCGGAGTGGGACTGGCGCTCGTGGCGCAGCAGCGCGGCTACAAGTGCATCTTCGTGGTCCCTGACAAGGTCGGTGTGGACAAGCGGAACGTGCTGGCCGCCTACGGGGCAGAAGTCGTCGTCACGCCCACCGCCGTGGCGCCGGACAGCCCGCAGTCGTACTACGGCGTGTCAGATCGGCTCACCCGCGAGATACCCGGCGCCTTCAAACCCGACCAGTTCTCCAACCCCAACGGACCGCTCAGCCACTATGAGAGCACCGGCCCGGAGATCTGGAATGACACTGACGGCAGGATCACCCACTTCGTCACCGGTGTCGGAACCGGCGGCACCATCAGCGGCACCGGACGCTATCTCAAGGACATCTCGAAGGACCGTGAGTCTGGACCGGTGCAGGTCATCGGCGCGGACCCGGAGGGATCGGTCTACTCCGGCGGCACCGGCCGCCCCTACTTTGTCGAGGGCGTCGGGGAGGACATGTGGCCCGACGCCTACGATCCTTCCGTTCCTGACGAGATCATTCCCGTGAACGACGCCGACAGCTTCGCCATGACCCGCAGGCTCGCCCGGGAGGAGGGTCTCCTGGTTGGCGGCTCCTCGGGCATGGCGGTGGTGGCCGCCCTGCGGGCGGCGAAGGACCTGACCGAGGACGACGTCGTCGTCGTGCTCCTGCCCGACAGCGGTCGTGGCTACCTGGGCAAGATCTTCAATGACGACTGGATGAAGTCCTACGGCTTCATGGACAGCGGCGATGAGGCAACCGTCGGCGAAGTGCTCCGGTCGAAGAACGGCTCGTTGCCCGACCTCGTCCACACCCACCCGAACGAAACCGTACGTGACGTCATTGCGATCATGAATGAGTACGGCGTCTCCAATATTCCGGTGCTGTCCCAGGAACCGCCGGTGGTGATGGGCGAGGTGCTCGGATCGGTCGATGAGCGCCTGCTCACCGAGAAGATTTTCCACGGCACCGCGAAGCTGACCGACAAGATCTCCGAGCACATGGGGGAGCGGATGCCCATCATCGGCTCGCTGGAATCCGTGACCACTGCGCGGGAACGGCTGCAGCACAGCGATACCCTCATGGTGACCTTCGTCGGCGCTCCGGTGGGAATACTTACGCGACACGACCTGCTGACTTACCTGAGCAGCTAA